In Harpia harpyja isolate bHarHar1 chromosome Z, bHarHar1 primary haplotype, whole genome shotgun sequence, a single window of DNA contains:
- the HSDL2 gene encoding hydroxysteroid dehydrogenase-like protein 2 produces the protein MLPNTGKLAGCTLFITGASRGIGKAIALKAAKDGANIVIAAKTAEPHPTLPGTIYTAAAEIEAAGGKALPCVVNVREEQQIINAVEKAVKTFGGIDILVNNASAISLTGTLETETKKVNLMMDVNVRGTYLTSKTCLPHLRKSRNPHILNLSPPMNLNPMWFKNHCAYTISKYGMSMCVLGMAEEFRGEVAVNALWPKTAIHTAAMDMLGGPGIEKQCRKTDILADAAYCILTKPKSFTGNFIIDEVLLREEGVKDFDVYAIAPGHPLMPDFFLDVATDMTAMKQERYGASQAFKEERKLSGSQHEGPGGATVNTEPVAPAKPLSPVAETFRVIQGAVSEEYVRSTQGVFQFELSGDDGGTWYIDLKTKGGSAGFGKPPVTADVVMSMSSADFVKMFTGKLKPTLAFMSGKLRIKGNMALAIKLEKMLTQLNSKL, from the exons ATGCTGCCCAACACGGG GAAACTAGCAGGATGCACTCTCTTCATCACAGGCGCAAGCAGGGGCATTGGCAAAGCCATTGCTTTGAAAGCTGCCAAGGATGGTGCAAACATTGTGATAGCTGCCAAGACAGCTGAGCCCCATCCTACTCTTCCAGGGACTATCTacactgctgcagcagaga TTGAGGCGGCTGGAGGAAAGGCTTTGCCATGCGTTGTTAATGTGAGGGAAGAACAGCAAATTATTAATGCCGTGGAGAAAGCTGTGAAGACTTTTGGAG GGATTGATATTTTGGTGAACAATGCAAGCGCCATCTCTTTGACTGGCACTTTGGAAACAGAAACGAAGAAGGTCAATCTTATGATGGATGTCAATGTACGAGGAACCTACCTTAC GTCTAAAACATGCCTTCCCCACTTGAGGAAGAGTAGGAACCCCCATATCCTGAACCTCAGCCCACCTATGAATCTGAATCCCATGTGGTTCAAAAATCATTGTG CTTATACTATTTCTAAATATGGGATGTCCATGTGTGTCTTGGGAATGGCAGAAGAATTTAGAGGAGAGGTTGCTGTCAATGCTTTATGGCCTAaaacag CCATACATACAGCTGCTATGGATATGCTCGGAGGACCTGGAATAGAAAAACAGTGCAGGAAAACTGACATCCTTGCAGATGCTGCATATTGcattttaacaaaaccaaaaagtttcaCTGGAAACTTCATTATTGATGAAGTTCTGCTGAGAGAAGAAGGAGTTAAGGATTTTGATGTCTATGCAATTGCACCAG GTCACCCCCTGATGCCTGACTTTTTCTTGGATGTTGCAACTGACATGACAGCCATGAAACAAGAAAGATATG GTGCTTCCCAAGCATtcaaagaagagaggaaattaaGCGGATCCCAGCATGAAGGACCAGGTGGAGCTACGGTTAACACAGAACCTGTGGCTCCAGCCAAGCCGTTGAGTCCTGTTGCAGAAACATTCAGAGTTATTCAGGGGGCAGTGAGCGAAGAGTATGTGAGAAGTACTCAGGGTGTCTTTCAGTTTGAATTATCTG GTGATGACGGAGGCACTTGGTACATCGACCTGAAAACCAAGGGCGGCAGCGCCGGTTTTGGAAAGCCTCCTGTGACGGCCGATGTGGTTATGAGCATGTCGAGTGCCGACTTTGTGAAAATGTTCACAG GTAAACTAAAGCCAACCCTGGCCTTCATGTCAGGAAAATTAAGGATTAAAGGTAACATGGCGCTAGCAATAAAGCTCGAGAAGATGCTGACACAGCTCAACTCTAAACTGTGA